In Lacinutrix sp. Bg11-31, the DNA window AATAAAAGAGCCGAAGAAAATCAACCAGACGATGCTGTTTTGGCAAAATCGAAGTCCGATTTTCAATTAGATTTAATATCAGAGATTTTCAATTTTTATAAATTTTTATATCCTGTTAATCGCGTTTTAGATATCTATTATAAAAACAGAGGTAGCATAGAAGGTAATGTTGAAGCACCTTTAATTACAATTAAAGATTGTGCAGCTAGTTTACTTAAAGTTGCCAATGGTTTTAAAGCACAATTGAATGAGCTTTCTGAAATTACACTTACACCAGAATCAAGTAAAGAAATACAAGCTCGTTTTATAAAAGCTTTAAATTATTATAAAAAAGAGGTAGAGGCAAAAATTCTTGAACCTTATAAAACATTTAGTTTTACAACAGATAATAAGACTGTAGAAAAAGATATTGCAAAAGCTTTAGATTTATTTGAAGAGTTGCTAGCAGCAAAACAACTTTATTTTAAAGGCTTGGCTGATGGTTTTAAAGTGAAACAATTTTTAGAGTTAAGAGCAAAGTCTGTTTTCTTGGCAAAAGAAGCACCAAAGAAACCTAGAAAAACTATTATCGATGGTACTACAAATGTTGAGTTATTCGAGTTACTTCGTGAGTTAAGAAATACAATTGCGAAGGATCATGATTTGGTTCATTTTCAAATTTTCACACAAAAATCTTTATATGAAATGTGTGAGACCTTACCAACTAATTCTGCCGAATTACTTAAAGTAAACGGTTTTGGTAAAACCAGAGTAGAGAAGTACGGAAGTGATATTTTAAAAGTAATACGAGAGTATTGCGATGAAAATGATATTGAAACAGCTAAGAAATCTGAAATTTTTGAAGAAGCAAAACCCAAACGAAAAGTAGGAGAAACTAAAAGAACGTCTCTAGATTTATTTAAATCGGGAAAAGCAATAGAACAAATAGCTATGGAACGCGATTTAAATGTCGCGACTATTAGCGGACATTTATCAAGTTTTATAGACACTGGAGAGATTAAGATATTAGACTTAATTTCTGAAAGACATTATAAAGAACTAAAAGCTATTATCCCAAAACATAAGTTCGAAAACCTCTCAGACTTAAAACACCAAATAAATAATAAGTACACTTTTGGAGAAATAAGATTAGTGCTAGAGGATTTAGCAAGGAAATAAAAAAAAGCGTAACCAAATAAAAGGTTACGCTTTTTTTATATAAATTAAAGATGTTATTATCCTTTAATAAGGCCTCTTGAAATTACAATTTTCTGTATTTCAGAAGTTCCTTCATATATTTGTGTAATCTTAGCATCACGCATTAAACGCTCTACATGGTACTCTTTTACAAAACCATTACCACCATGTATTTGTACAGCTTCAACTGTATGTGTCATTGCAACTTGAGAAGCATATAATTTAGCCATAGCACTAGACATATCGTAATTGTTTCCTTGATCTTTATCCCAAGCAGCTTTCATTACTAACATTCTAGCAGCTTCAATCTCAGTATACATGTCTGCTAACTTAAAAGCAATCGCTTGATGGTTACAAATCTCAGTTCCAAAAGCTTTACGCTCTTTAGAATATTTTAGAGCCAATTCATAAGCACCACCAGCAATACCTAAAGCTTGAGATGCTATACCAATACGTCCTCCAGATAAAGTTTTCATGGCAAATTTAAAACCAAAACCATCTTCACCAATTCTGTTTTCTTTTGGCACTTTAACATCGTTAAATTGTAACGTATGCGTATCACTACCACGTATTCCTAATTTATCTTCTTTAGGTCCAACATCAAAACCAGGAGTTCCTTTTTCAACTATAAAAGCATTAATACCTTTATGCCCTTTGTCTTTATCTGTTTGTGCAATTACTAAATAAACATCAGCTCTTCCTCCACTAGTAATCCAGTTTTTTGTTCCGTTAATTACGTAGTGATCTCCTTTATCTATAGCAGTTGTTTTTTGCGATGTAGCATCACTTCCTGCTTCTGGTTCACTTAAACAAAAAGCACCTACAAACTCACCAGTAGCAAGCTTAGTTAAGTATTTCTGTTTTTGTTCTTCATTAGCATAAGATTCTAAACCATAACAAACTAAAGAATTGTTTACAGAAACAATTACAGAAGCAGAAGCATCGATTTTAGACAACTCTTCCATTATTAAAACGTAAGAAATAGCATCCATTCCGCTTCCACCATATTTAGGATCTACCATAATACCCATAAAACCTAAATCACCCATTTTTTTTACTAATTCTTGTGGGAATTCCTGTTTATTATCACGTTCTATAACGCCTGGTAATAATTCGGTTTGTGCAAAATCACGAGCTGCGTCGCGTATCATTATATGCTCTTCGGTTAAGCTAAAATCCATATTTCTTATACTATTAATTTGATAAAATTAGACTGCAAATATAGCTTTTTAATAGTTTTCTTTCAATAGATATTTCTATTTTTACAGAATATGATAAAAAAGGAATACAATATTATTGGTGTTATGTCTGGGACCTCTTTAGACGGAATAGATTTAGCATTCATTAATTTTTATTTTAAAGAGAATTGGTCTTTTAAAATTGTTAAAGCCGAAACTATCGCTTACGCGGAAGAATGGCTTGGTAAATTGAAAACTTTAATAAAACATTCAAAAGAAGAACTAAAAGAATTAGACACAGATTATACATTGTACTTAGCTGAAGTTATAGACAATTTTATCAAAATAAATAACATTTCTTCTATAGATGCTATCTGTTCTCATGGACACACTGCACTACATAAACCCGAAAACGGACTAACATACCAAATCGGGAACCTTCCTATTTTAGCAAAAATTTTAAACCAAACAATAGTTTGCGATTTTAGAGTTCAAGATGTCCAATTTGGAGGTCAAGGTGCACCTTTAGTTCCAATTGGAGATCAATTGTTGTTTTCAGAATATAACTATTGCGTAAACCTTGGAGGTTTTGCAAATGTTTCAACAGAAATTAAAGGACAAAGAATCGCTTTTGACATTTGTCCAGTAAATATCGTCCTTAATAGGTATGTTTCAATATTAGGTTTTGCTTACGATAATAAAGGTGCTTTAGCAAAAGAAGGAACAATAAATAACGATTTGTTAAATGAATTAAATAACCTTAAGTTTTATAATGAAACGTATCCAAAATCATTAGGATTAGAATGGGTTAATGAAATTATATTCCCAATTATTGATAGTTATAAGCTTTCAGTAAAAGATGTTTTAAGAACTTTTGTAGAGCATGTCGCTATTCAGATTTCTAATGTTTTAAATAGTCAGCAAAATGCATCAGTATTAATAACTGGAGGCGGCGTTTTTAACTCGTTTTTAATGTCAAGAATAGAATACTTATGTAACAATACAATTCAAATACCTTCAAAAGAAATTATAGAATTTAAAGAAGCTTTAATTTTTGGCTTTTTAGGAGTTTTAAAACTTCGAGGAGAAAACAACAGTCTGGCTAGTGTTACAGGCGCAAAAAAGGACCATTCTTCAGGTGTAATCTTTCAATCGTAAAAAAAAATATTTTTTTACCTTATGCACCTTTAGTTTTTTATATTTGTTAAACCAATAAATCAGCATTCAAATGAATCAACTTTAGCTACGTTTCAATTATATTCTCAGGAAAAAAATAAAATAAATTGATAACGTTACAACCAACTATAAATGAAAGAATTACTTAAAATATACGAAAATAAAGAGCCAGAAATTGTTTTTAACTGGAAAGATGCAGAAACCGAAGCCGAAGGTTGGACAGTAATAAACTCTCTTAGAGGAGGTGCTGCAGGTGGAGGAACAAGAATGCGTAAAGGATTAGATATGAACGAAGTGCTATCACTAGCAAAAACAATGGAAGTTAAATTTACTGTTTCTGGACCAGCGATTGGTGGTGCAAAATCAGGAATTAATTTCGATCCTAAAGATCCAAGAAAAAAAGGAGTTTTAGAGCGTTGGTATAAAGCAGTCTCTCCATTACTTAAAAGTTATTATGGAACTGGAGGCGATTTAAATGTAGACGAAATCCATGAGGTAATTCCAATTACAGAACAATCTGGAGTTTGGCATCCACAAGAAGGTGTGTTTAACGGACACTTTAAACCAACTGAAGCAGATAAAATTAATAGAATTGGACAATTACGTCAAGGTGTAATTAAAGTTATAGAAAATCCAGGTTTTTCTCCAGATGTTGCAAGAAAGTATACAGTAGCAGATATGATTACAGGTTATGGCGTTGCCGAAGCTGTAAAACATTACTACGAAATTTACGGAGGAAGTGTTGTTGGAAAACGCGCAGTAGTTCAAGGTTTTGGAAACGTAGGTTCTGCCGCAGCTTATTATTTAGCACAAATGGGTGCTAAAGTGGTGGGTATTATAGACATTTCTGGTGGTGTAATTAAAGAAGAAGGTTTTTCTTTCGATGAGATTACTAATTTCTTCTTAACAAAAAACGGAAACACTTTGCATACAGATAACATGATTCCGTTTGCAGAAATGAACGAACGTATTTGGTCTCTAGAAACTGAGGTTTTTGCACCGTGTGCAGCATCGCGTTTAATAACTCAAGATCAAATTAGCCAGATGATTAATACTGGACTTGAAGTTATTTCATGTGGAGCAAATGTGCCTTTTGCAGATAAAGAAATTTTCTTTGGAAGTATTATGGAATCTACAGACGAGAAAGTAAGTCTTATACCAGATTTTATCTCAAACTGTGGAATGGCAAGAGTATTCGCATACTTTATGGAACGTAAAGTACAAATGACGGATGATGCCATTTTCAACGATACTTCAAATATTATTAAAAAGGCAATTCAAAATACTTACGATAAAAACCCAAGTAAAACCGAAATTAGTAAAACAGCTTTCGAGATTGCATTAACTCAACTTGTTTAAAAACCCTCATTAATAAAATATGGAAACAGCAATTATTCTAGTATTTGTCATTGGTTATTTAGCCATTACATTAGAGCACAGCATTAAAATCGATAAATTAATCCCTGCATTAGTCATGATGGCTATAAGTTGGGCATTAATTTCATTAGGTATAGATTCGTTTCCTAATTGGTTCGATTCTGCTAATCATGCATTAGTAGAAAATTTTCCTGCTTTAGGTCACGAAGCTAAAATGCACTTAATGGAAGAGACATTATTGCATCATCTAGGCAAAACAGCAGAAATTTTGGTGTTCTTATTAGGAGCAATGACAATTGTAGAGATTATTGATTACTTCGATGGTTTTTCAACAATTAAAAACTTTATTAAAACAAAGAAGAAGTCTAAAATCCTTTGGATATTTTGTTGTTTAGCGTTTGTGCTTTCAGCAATTATAGACAACTTAACAGCAACGATAGTATTAATATCAATACTTCAAAAAATTGTAAAAGATAGAAACGTACGTATTTGGTATGCAGGTTTAATAATCATTGCGGCAAATGCAGGTGGTGCTTTTTCTCCAATTGGAGACGTAACAACAACAATGCTTTGGATTGGTAAAAAAGTATCAACAGGTCACTTATTTGGTTACCTATTATTACCATCTTTAATATGTATGTTAGTACCTACTTTTATAGCTTCATTTTTACCAGCATTTAAAGGAAATTTGGATGTTGAAAAAAATACAGACGATAAACCAAAAAGTCGTTTCAGCGGTACAATGTTATATTTAGGATTAGGAGCAATTGTTTTTGTACCTATCTTTAAAATGGTAACGCACTTACCACCATATGTTGGAATGATGTTATCTTTAGGAGTTGTAGCTATTTTTGCGGAAATTTATAGTTCTTCAAAATTCAGTTTAACAGAGTATGATGGAGAAGAAAGTGATGCCCATGCAAACCACAGTCCTGTACATCATTCATTATCTAAAATCGAATTACCAAGTATCTTGTTTTTCTTAGGTATTTTAATGGCTGTAGCAGCTTTAGAATCTTTAGGAACATTATTTAATTTTGCAGATTCTTTACAAACTTCTGTTCCTATGTTAGGAACTGAAATTCATGCAGGAGGCCACGAAGGTGTTTCAGATTTAGTAGTGATTCTATTAGGAATTGGTTCTGCAGTAATAGACAACGTACCATTAGTTGCAGCAAGTTTAGGAATGTTCCATGAACCTATGGATAACGAGCTTTGGCACTTCATTGCATACGCAGCTGGAACAGGTGGAAGTATGTTAATTATTGGTTCTGCAGCAGGAGTTGTTGCTATGGGAATGGAGAAAATTGACTTTTTCTGGTATTTCAAAAAAATCTCTTGGTTAGCATTAGTAGGCTTTTTAGCAGGTACATTAGTCTTCTTTTGGACTAGAACACTTTTTTAAATTATACGAGATTAAAAATATTAACGTTATACATTTATCTAAACACACAATATGTTAAGCACATTTTTACAAGACGCAGCACAAGATGCAGATTTATTAGTTGATGGAAAAGCAACTGAAAAAACATTATCAATAATCGAGTTAATTACAACTGGAGGAACAGCAGGAATAATAATAATAGGTTTGCTATTTGTTTTATTTGTTGCCGCACTTTATATTTATTTTGAAAGAATAATGGCTATTAAAGAAGCTTCAAAGGTAGATGCTAATTTTATGAATCAAATTAAAGACTACGTTAGTAGTGGTAAAATTGACTCTGCTCAAAATTTATGTTCACAAACAAACTCACCTGTATCAAGATTAATTAGTAAAGGTATTTCTAGAATAGGAAAACCTTTAGACGATATTAATACAGCAATAGAAAACGCAGGTCGTTTAGAAATTTATAGCCTAGAGAAAAACGTAAGTGTTTTAGCTACAATTTCTGGAGCCGCACCAATGATTGGTTTTCTTGGAACAGTTATTGGAATGATTCTTTCAATATTTGAAATAGCAAACTCAGGTGGTTCTATCGATATTAAAACATTAGCAGATGGTTTATATACAGCAATGACAACAACCGTTGGAGGTTTAATTGTAGGAATTGTTGCTTATATAGCATATAATCATGTTGTTGTTAAAACAGATAAAGTGGTTTATCAAATGGAGGCAAATTCATTAGAATTTTTAGACCTTTTAAATGAACCAATCTAATAACTAATTTTATGAATTTACGCGGAAGAAATAAAGTAACACCAGAATTCAATATGTCTTCTATGACAGATATTGTTTTCCTACTACTTATCTTTTTTATGATTGCTTCTACGCTAGTTTCAGCTGAAGCCATAGATCTGTTATTACCAAAATCAACAAGTAAAACAACACAAACAAAAAGTGTGTCTGTAAGTGTGGATAAAAATAATAGCTACTATATAGACCTAAAAAAAGTATCAAAAGAAACATTAGAATCTGAGTTATTAGCAAAAATTGGTGGAGTAGAATCTCCAACAATTACCATTCGTTCAGATCAAGATGTCGAAATGAAACACGTAGTCTACATAATGGACATAGCAAATAGAAACAAGATAAAATCAACTTTAGCAGTTAAGTCTCAATAATTTGAAATACCTACAAACAAAACACGAACAGAATTCAGCTAAAATCACAACTCTAATAGTTGTGATTGTTGTGTTGTTATGCTTTGTAGTTGGTCAAGACTATCAAGATTTACCAGAAGAATATGGTGTTGCTATTAATTTTGGAGACGCAAGTGCTGTTAGTGACAATACACCACCAAACACATCAGCTAAAGTTCAAGAATCAGAATTAGAAGAATCAGAAGAAGAAATTGTTGAAGAAGAAATTGTTGAAGAAGTTGTAGAAGAAGAAAATCTCGAAGAAGAAATAGAGGAAGCAGCATTAGAAGCTAAAAAAGAAGAGGAAGAAGCCGAAAAACAACTTCAAGAAGAATTAGCAGAAAAGGAAGATGCAGAAGAAGCTGCTGCCAAAGCCGCTGAAGCTGAAAAAGCTGAAAAGGCAGCCGAAGCAGAAAAATTATTAGCGCAAGAAGAAGAGGAAGCGTTAAGAGTGAAAAATGAAAAGATTGCAAAAGAAGCTAAAGAGGTAAAGGACGCTAAAGAAAAATTAGAAAAAGAAACTAAGGCTAAGGCAGATAAAATTGAAGCAGAAAAAAAAGCAGCAGAAACTAAGGCGAGTGCTGATAAAGCTGCAAAAGAAGCTAAAGCCAAAGCAGATGTAGCTGCTAAAGTAAAATCTCGAAAAGCGGCTGCGGATAAAGCAGCAAAAGCAAAGTCAGCAGCGGAAGCAAAAGCTAAAGCCGCTAAGGCAGCTGCAGCAAAAGTCGCGAGTGATAAAGCAGCAGCAGCAGCAGCAGCAAAAAAGAAAAGCGAAGGCAATAAAAGTGTTTCTTTTAAACTTGTAGAAAACTCACCTATTTATCCAGGTTGCGAATCAGGTAATAATAACGCAAGAAAAAAGTGCATGAACGATAAAATCAATCAATTCATTGCTAAGAATTTTAATACAATATTAATATCTGACTTAGGGTTATCCGGTAAGCAAGAAATATTTATTCGTTTTACAATTAACCAATCTGGGAATATTACTGGAATTAGAGTAAAAGGGCCACATGCTCAATTAGAAGAAGAAGCAAAACGAGTAACAAAGTTATTGCCAAAAATGAAACCAGGAATACAACAAGGAAGACCAGTATCAGTGTCTTTTAATTTACCAATTAGTGTAAATGGTAATTAATAACTAAATGAAATATTTAAAAACAAAACACGAACAGAATTCAGCTAAGATAACAGCGTTAATAGTAGTTATCTTAATCTTGTTGTGCTTTGTCGTTGGCCAAGACTATCAAGATCCTCCTGAAGAATATGGAGTAGCAGTAAACTTTGGTAATTCGGCAGTTGGAAGCGGTAACATGCAACCAGACAAGCCTGTTAAATCAGAAGACTTAGACATAAATAAACAGCCTCAAGAGGCACAGTCAGAACCAAACAAAGCAGAGGAACAAACAGATGAGACTCAAGAAGCAGCAGCTTCAGAGGAAATTAAAGAAGATGCCCTAACTCAAGACATAGAAGAGGCAATAGCTATAAAAAAAACTGAGGCGTTAAAAAAGGCTAAAGCAGAAGCAGATGCTAAAGCAAAAGAAGCAGCAGCAAAAAAAGCTAAAGCAAAAGTAGATGCAGAAGTAAAAAAGAAAGCAGAAGAAGCTAAGAAGCGAGCAGAAATAGATGCAATGATGGGAGGAATGAATAATTCCGATGGAGAGTCAAGTGGTAGTGAAGGTAACGATAATGAAGCTGGAGATAAAGGACAACTCGATGGTAATCCTTATGCACCAAGTTATTTTGGAGGAGGAAAAGGTAATGGAGGAGTAGGTTCTGGTCTTGGTGGGCGTGGTCAAGGAAAATTTAGTGAGGTTAAACAAGATTGTAACGAAGAAGGATTGGTTGTTGTATTAGTTGAAGTAGATAGAAATGGTAAAGTGGTTAAGGCAACGCCTGGAGTACAAGGAACAGAAAATACAGCACCTTGTTTATTAGAGCCAGCAAGAAAGATTGCAGAATCAGGTAAATGGCCAGCAGATTCAAAAGCACCTACAAGACAAATAGGTTTTGTAAGTATAGACTTCAAATTAGGACAATAAAAAATGACATATCAAGATACTGTTAACTGGATGTTTTCTCAACTTCCAATGTATCAAAATCAAGGTAAAAGTGCTTATAAAGTAGACTTAAGTAATACTATTCTATTAGCTAAACATCTCGATAATCCAGAAAATAAATTCAAATCTATTCATGTTGCTGGAACCAATGGTAAAGGTTCAACAAGTCATATGTTAGCTTCAGTTTTACAAGAGGCTGGTTATAAAGTAGGTTTGTATACTTCACCACATTTAAAAGATTATAGAGAGCGCGTAAAGATTAATGGTAAAGAAATTAGTAAGCAGTTTGTAATTCAGTTTGTTAAGCGTAACAAGTCTTTTTTTGAGGAGAATGCGTTATCTTTTTTTGAAATGACTGTTGGTTTAGCTTTCGAATATTTTGCTAAGCAGAAAGTAGATGTAGCAATAATTGAAGTCGGTTTAGGTGGTAGATTAGATTCTACAAACATTATCACGCCAGAAGTTTCTGTAATTACAAATATAGGATTAGATCACACACAGTTTCTAGGAAACACTCTTGAGTCAATAGCTAA includes these proteins:
- a CDS encoding energy transducer TonB, with product MKYLKTKHEQNSAKITALIVVILILLCFVVGQDYQDPPEEYGVAVNFGNSAVGSGNMQPDKPVKSEDLDINKQPQEAQSEPNKAEEQTDETQEAAASEEIKEDALTQDIEEAIAIKKTEALKKAKAEADAKAKEAAAKKAKAKVDAEVKKKAEEAKKRAEIDAMMGGMNNSDGESSGSEGNDNEAGDKGQLDGNPYAPSYFGGGKGNGGVGSGLGGRGQGKFSEVKQDCNEEGLVVVLVEVDRNGKVVKATPGVQGTENTAPCLLEPARKIAESGKWPADSKAPTRQIGFVSIDFKLGQ
- a CDS encoding biopolymer transporter ExbD, with the translated sequence MNLRGRNKVTPEFNMSSMTDIVFLLLIFFMIASTLVSAEAIDLLLPKSTSKTTQTKSVSVSVDKNNSYYIDLKKVSKETLESELLAKIGGVESPTITIRSDQDVEMKHVVYIMDIANRNKIKSTLAVKSQ
- the nhaD gene encoding sodium:proton antiporter NhaD, which produces METAIILVFVIGYLAITLEHSIKIDKLIPALVMMAISWALISLGIDSFPNWFDSANHALVENFPALGHEAKMHLMEETLLHHLGKTAEILVFLLGAMTIVEIIDYFDGFSTIKNFIKTKKKSKILWIFCCLAFVLSAIIDNLTATIVLISILQKIVKDRNVRIWYAGLIIIAANAGGAFSPIGDVTTTMLWIGKKVSTGHLFGYLLLPSLICMLVPTFIASFLPAFKGNLDVEKNTDDKPKSRFSGTMLYLGLGAIVFVPIFKMVTHLPPYVGMMLSLGVVAIFAEIYSSSKFSLTEYDGEESDAHANHSPVHHSLSKIELPSILFFLGILMAVAALESLGTLFNFADSLQTSVPMLGTEIHAGGHEGVSDLVVILLGIGSAVIDNVPLVAASLGMFHEPMDNELWHFIAYAAGTGGSMLIIGSAAGVVAMGMEKIDFFWYFKKISWLALVGFLAGTLVFFWTRTLF
- a CDS encoding anhydro-N-acetylmuramic acid kinase, which codes for MIKKEYNIIGVMSGTSLDGIDLAFINFYFKENWSFKIVKAETIAYAEEWLGKLKTLIKHSKEELKELDTDYTLYLAEVIDNFIKINNISSIDAICSHGHTALHKPENGLTYQIGNLPILAKILNQTIVCDFRVQDVQFGGQGAPLVPIGDQLLFSEYNYCVNLGGFANVSTEIKGQRIAFDICPVNIVLNRYVSILGFAYDNKGALAKEGTINNDLLNELNNLKFYNETYPKSLGLEWVNEIIFPIIDSYKLSVKDVLRTFVEHVAIQISNVLNSQQNASVLITGGGVFNSFLMSRIEYLCNNTIQIPSKEIIEFKEALIFGFLGVLKLRGENNSLASVTGAKKDHSSGVIFQS
- a CDS encoding acyl-CoA dehydrogenase, which codes for MDFSLTEEHIMIRDAARDFAQTELLPGVIERDNKQEFPQELVKKMGDLGFMGIMVDPKYGGSGMDAISYVLIMEELSKIDASASVIVSVNNSLVCYGLESYANEEQKQKYLTKLATGEFVGAFCLSEPEAGSDATSQKTTAIDKGDHYVINGTKNWITSGGRADVYLVIAQTDKDKGHKGINAFIVEKGTPGFDVGPKEDKLGIRGSDTHTLQFNDVKVPKENRIGEDGFGFKFAMKTLSGGRIGIASQALGIAGGAYELALKYSKERKAFGTEICNHQAIAFKLADMYTEIEAARMLVMKAAWDKDQGNNYDMSSAMAKLYASQVAMTHTVEAVQIHGGNGFVKEYHVERLMRDAKITQIYEGTSEIQKIVISRGLIKG
- a CDS encoding Glu/Leu/Phe/Val dehydrogenase dimerization domain-containing protein, with product MKELLKIYENKEPEIVFNWKDAETEAEGWTVINSLRGGAAGGGTRMRKGLDMNEVLSLAKTMEVKFTVSGPAIGGAKSGINFDPKDPRKKGVLERWYKAVSPLLKSYYGTGGDLNVDEIHEVIPITEQSGVWHPQEGVFNGHFKPTEADKINRIGQLRQGVIKVIENPGFSPDVARKYTVADMITGYGVAEAVKHYYEIYGGSVVGKRAVVQGFGNVGSAAAYYLAQMGAKVVGIIDISGGVIKEEGFSFDEITNFFLTKNGNTLHTDNMIPFAEMNERIWSLETEVFAPCAASRLITQDQISQMINTGLEVISCGANVPFADKEIFFGSIMESTDEKVSLIPDFISNCGMARVFAYFMERKVQMTDDAIFNDTSNIIKKAIQNTYDKNPSKTEISKTAFEIALTQLV
- a CDS encoding energy transducer TonB, yielding MKYLQTKHEQNSAKITTLIVVIVVLLCFVVGQDYQDLPEEYGVAINFGDASAVSDNTPPNTSAKVQESELEESEEEIVEEEIVEEVVEEENLEEEIEEAALEAKKEEEEAEKQLQEELAEKEDAEEAAAKAAEAEKAEKAAEAEKLLAQEEEEALRVKNEKIAKEAKEVKDAKEKLEKETKAKADKIEAEKKAAETKASADKAAKEAKAKADVAAKVKSRKAAADKAAKAKSAAEAKAKAAKAAAAKVASDKAAAAAAAKKKSEGNKSVSFKLVENSPIYPGCESGNNNARKKCMNDKINQFIAKNFNTILISDLGLSGKQEIFIRFTINQSGNITGIRVKGPHAQLEEEAKRVTKLLPKMKPGIQQGRPVSVSFNLPISVNGN
- a CDS encoding MotA/TolQ/ExbB proton channel family protein, producing the protein MLSTFLQDAAQDADLLVDGKATEKTLSIIELITTGGTAGIIIIGLLFVLFVAALYIYFERIMAIKEASKVDANFMNQIKDYVSSGKIDSAQNLCSQTNSPVSRLISKGISRIGKPLDDINTAIENAGRLEIYSLEKNVSVLATISGAAPMIGFLGTVIGMILSIFEIANSGGSIDIKTLADGLYTAMTTTVGGLIVGIVAYIAYNHVVVKTDKVVYQMEANSLEFLDLLNEPI